A stretch of DNA from Tautonia rosea:
TCGACGGTCTCGACCCAGCGATCCTCGAAGCGATGCTCGCCGCGGGTGAACTGCCAAACTTCGCCACGCTGCGCGATCAGGGCGGTTATGGCCGGGTTGCCACCACGCTCCCGGCACAAACACCGGTCGCCTGGTCGAGTTTCGCCACGGGGACGAACCCTGGCGCACACGGCATCTTCGACTTTGTCTCACGGGATCCGCAGACGTATCGACTTGAGCTTGCCTTGAACCGATACGAGCAGGCCGGGGTGTTTCAACCGCCTCGAGTCGTCAATCTCCAGCGCGGAACCCCCTTTTGGCGGCTGCTCTCGGATCAGGGAATTCCGTCGTCGGTGATCCGATGTCCGTGTACCTATCCCCCGGATCCCATTGAGGGACGCATGCTCTCCGGGATGGGAGTTCCCGACCTGCGGGGCGGTTTCGGCACGGGGACCTATTATTCAACGGCCGAGGGGATCACCGCCGGCGAGGCCGAGCGCGTGGTCCGGCTTCCAGGGGCCGGACCGGGGGCGATCGAAACGGTGATCCTTGGCCCCAATCATCCCCGGACTCGGGCCGAAATCCGGGTGCCGATCGTCCTCGATTCGGTGCCTGACGCGGGTAAGGTGATTCTCCGATCCACGGGAGAACCCCAGTCGCTTGTGCTGGAGGTGGGACGATGGAGTGACTGGCTGCGTGTCTCATTTCGTCTGGGACTGCTGCAATCGACCTCCGGACTGGTTCGGTTTTTTCTGGTAAGCATGGGGCCCGATCGTCTTTCGCTCTATTGTTCACCCATCCAGTTTGATCCGGAGGCCCCGCCGTTTCCGATCAGCTCTCCCGAGGCGTTTGCGGGCGATCTGAAACGAGCGATTGGCCGCTATCACACTACCGGTTTGGCCGAAGATCACGCGGCGCTGAGCAACGGACGGATCAGTGAATCGGCGTTTCTCGACCAGTGCAATGATCTGTGGCGGGAACGCGAGGCGATGTTCGAGCACGAACTCTCCAGGTTCCAGTCGGGCGTGCTCTATTGCCTCTTCGGGATTCCTGACCGGATTCAGCATCTGTTCTGGCGCTACAGAGACCCTGGTCATCCGGCGAACCGCGGACGGCCCTTCGTTGCCGATCACAAGAATGCCATTGCCGAAGCGTATCGCCGCAGTGACGCTCAGGTCGGCCGGGCGTTGAGGGCGGCAGACGATCAGACACTCGTCATCGCTCTCAGCGATCACGGATTCGGTCCGTTCCGGCGAGGGGTCAATCTGAACACATGGCTTTACGAGCAGGGTTTGCTGGCAGTTTCGACGGGTGACCGTGCCGGCGACCCGAACGGGGCTCCGCTCGGGCACATCGATTGGTCGCGGACGAAGGCCTATTCCATCGGACTGGGTGGGATCTTTCTAAATCTCCGAGGACGAGAAGGGCTCGGGGTGGTCGACCCCGAAGACGCGGAGCCGCTCAAGGCGGCTCTGGCCGCATCCTTAAGTGGGTTGGTCGACCCGGCACATGGAGCCGTCGCCATCCGATCGGTGATCGCCCGAGAGCAGGTCTATTCGGGACCATTCGTCGACGAGGCGCCCGATCTCCTCATCCGGTTCGGGACTGGCTACCGGACCTCCTGGGGATCGGCCATGGGGCAGCTCGGCGAGGCAGTTTTCGAAGAGAACACGAGGCTCTGGGCGGGGGATCACATCGTCGATCCGGTCCTCGTTCCCGGTATCCTTCTGATGAATCGGCCGTTCCGGCCGGAAGGTGCGTCGCTTCTGGACCTTGCTCCGACGGTGCTCGACACCTTCGGATTGCCCGCCGGTCCGAAGATGGAAGGGAGAACCTTGCTGCGATGAAAACCATCGTCATCGGAGTCGAGGGGATCGCTCCCGACCAGCTCTTGAAGGATCCCCGACTCGTTCATGTCCAGGCACTTGTTGACGAGGGAATTCTTGGTCGATTGAGTGTTCGTCACGATGAGGGAGTATTGACGTTTTGGTCTTCACTACGGCACGCGCATCATTATCGTTCGGGAATGCCCCTGGCGGAGTCGCTCAGACGCCGCGACATGGATACGGTTCAAGGAGTGGCGACGTTCGTCGATTTCTTTCATAATGATCACGACAGAACAGAATCGCCTGATTCTGGAGGTCGTTTATCGGTCGAATGTGATCTGGACCGAGCGCATGACACAGGCTGGAAGGGATCGCCAGGCATTCCCCAGGGGTGGAGTCACGAGGAATCTCGCTCAGGTTTGAGCATCCGTTCCGGTTTTCAAGAACTTCGGCATTGCTTGAGATGCCAGTCCTGGAGCGTTGCTGCAATCATCTTCGAGTTGCTCGGCCAGTCGACGGGTTCCGACGAGGATCGTGCAGAGGACGGCTGGCTGGTGAGCTTCGATGACGAACTTCGTTTGACCCTTGAACTCCTTCTCGGGAATCACGATGAGACGACCATTCTGCTCCTTGTTCGGGATCGATTCCGAGCCACTGAAGCCGGTGACACCGGTCGTCCGACACCGTCTGGGGCGTTTGTGATCTCCTCGTCCCGGGGACTCCCCTCGGGACAGATCGAGGGCGCTCGGATGATCGACCTCGTCCCGACGCTTCTGAAACTGGCGGGAAGGCCGATTCCGGATGAGCTGAGGGGAACTCCGCTCGCTCTGGATCAGATGGCTCTCCGATTCGAAGAGGATGAGAACACGGTCCTGGAACGGCTCAGAGGACTCGGGTATCTCTCCTGATGGGTGCGGCTGGCTTCGAGTCCCCTGTTGTCGCTACCCCTCAGGGTGGCACTCCTGGTCTCGATCGCGCTCGGACACGATTCGTTGAGACAAGAGCGAGTGAGGGGGCAGGACGACGAATCAACAGATGGGCGGATCAGGCAAGAAGTTCGGTGACGATACGGGCTTCCTGGCCGTCGATGAGGGAGGCGTCGCCTCCGGGGCGAGGGAAGGTGAGCGAGGCTGGGTCGAGGCCGAAGAGGTGAAGTAAGGTGGCGTGATAGTCGGCGTGGGAGACGGGGGATTCGACGGCGCGGATGCCGAACTCGTCGGTCGCGCCGTGGACGTAGCCCCCTTTGATGCCGCCACCGGCCATCCAGGCGGAGAAGCCGTAGGTGTTGTGGTCGCGGCCGATGTTCGCCTCGTTCTGGACGACGGGGAGGCGACCCATCTCCCCGCCCCACCAGACGACCGTCTCGTCGAGCAAGCCTCGGGTTTTCAGGTCGCGGACGAGGGCGGCGGAGGGTCGGTCGACGCGACGGCACATACGGGGTAAGAGGTTGGCGATGTTGCCGTGGTGGTCCCAGTCCTGGTTGCCGGTGCAGACCTGAACAAAGCGGACGCCGCGTTCGATGAGACGGCGGGCGATGAGGCATCGGGTGCCGAACTCGGCCGAATCGGGATCGTCGATCCCGTACAGGCGTTTTGTGGCGGCTGATTCCTCGGAGATGTCGAGCGCCTCGGCGGCGGCGCCTTGCATGCGAGCGGCCAGCTCGTAGCTGCTGATCCGGGCGGCGAGGTCAAGCTCGCCGGGGTACTGGGAGAGGTGGTCGCGGTTGATCGTGCCAAGGTAGTCGAGGAACTGGCGCTGGACCTGGCCTTCGTAG
This window harbors:
- a CDS encoding DUF1501 domain-containing protein: MAAHRAVGCSSRRHFLASQGVGIGSLALAWLAHQERASGRQEAPRKPTLETPTYDLTPKAPPAPPRAKNMVCLFMQGGPSHHDLFDPKPELTRRNGQAFTGEIKFDNAGQASSKLFASPWKFHHRGACGMELSELLPGLGEVADDISLIRSMHTGVNNHGQSISAIHTGRIQRGRPTVGSWLSYALGTENQNLPAYCVLTDPGGLPVLGVENWSNGWLPSLYQGTAIRPKEPRIADLEPPAHYEGQVQRQFLDYLGTINRDHLSQYPGELDLAARISSYELAARMQGAAAEALDISEESAATKRLYGIDDPDSAEFGTRCLIARRLIERGVRFVQVCTGNQDWDHHGNIANLLPRMCRRVDRPSAALVRDLKTRGLLDETVVWWGGEMGRLPVVQNEANIGRDHNTYGFSAWMAGGGIKGGYVHGATDEFGIRAVESPVSHADYHATLLHLFGLDPASLTFPRPGGDASLIDGQEARIVTELLA
- a CDS encoding alkaline phosphatase family protein, producing MKRLGIERVIIVGLDGLDPAILEAMLAAGELPNFATLRDQGGYGRVATTLPAQTPVAWSSFATGTNPGAHGIFDFVSRDPQTYRLELALNRYEQAGVFQPPRVVNLQRGTPFWRLLSDQGIPSSVIRCPCTYPPDPIEGRMLSGMGVPDLRGGFGTGTYYSTAEGITAGEAERVVRLPGAGPGAIETVILGPNHPRTRAEIRVPIVLDSVPDAGKVILRSTGEPQSLVLEVGRWSDWLRVSFRLGLLQSTSGLVRFFLVSMGPDRLSLYCSPIQFDPEAPPFPISSPEAFAGDLKRAIGRYHTTGLAEDHAALSNGRISESAFLDQCNDLWREREAMFEHELSRFQSGVLYCLFGIPDRIQHLFWRYRDPGHPANRGRPFVADHKNAIAEAYRRSDAQVGRALRAADDQTLVIALSDHGFGPFRRGVNLNTWLYEQGLLAVSTGDRAGDPNGAPLGHIDWSRTKAYSIGLGGIFLNLRGREGLGVVDPEDAEPLKAALAASLSGLVDPAHGAVAIRSVIAREQVYSGPFVDEAPDLLIRFGTGYRTSWGSAMGQLGEAVFEENTRLWAGDHIVDPVLVPGILLMNRPFRPEGASLLDLAPTVLDTFGLPAGPKMEGRTLLR